CAGACCAGGGCGGGGCGGTCGGCGGTGGTCGGGACATCATGATGGCGGGCCGGCGGGTCGGTCAGCCATTCGAGCGATCCGTCGTCACGGGCGATCTTGCCGTCAGCGCTCGTGCCGATGAATACACGGCCACGCCAGTTGCGAGAGGTCATCTCCACATCTCCAGAAAGTGTTCGAGGGTTGTCAGGGGGGAAGTCCGGCCCAGGTTCACAGCCGACCGGAACAGGGAACCGTGCAGGGCATCGAGCAGCAGCGTGCCGCCTGCCTCCGCATCGGCAAGGTGGGAAAGATCCATCCCCGCGAGCAGCTCGGCAAGTCGTGCCGCCTGTCGACGCCACCCTTCCGCGAGCAGAGCGACGAGTTCGGGTTCCTGCAGCTCGCTGAGCACCTCCGACAGGGCGTACACGGCGCCGGCGGCTGAGTCGGCGCCGAACTCTCGGCTCACGTACTCGCGAAGCTCGGCATCGGCTTCGCGGCCCTCTGGCAGCGGACCATGCGGGATGAGCTGGATCCACCGACGCGTGAGCGCGTGCAGAAGACCCACCTTGGAACCGAAGCGCTTGATCAGGCCTGCCGGACCGATTCCCGCCGCCGGAGCGACATCCTGGAGCGACCAGGGCGTGAGATCAGCACGCTGCTCCAGTGCGCCGACGATGCGGGCGAGGAGCTCGTCGTCTTCGAGACGTCTAGGTCGGACCATACGGTTAGTAAATCACAATTCACTAACTCGGACGAGCCGGTGCCGGCCGGACGATGCAGGCGCGCTGTCCGACGCGAACATTCCGTGACCAAACCGTTGCATTCGTTACCTCGCCGTTATAGAGTGATCGCACGGTGAATGTTTGCTGTGGCATCCACCTCATGTGATTGCAGGACACTCTTGGTGCAAGGGACAAGGGCCGGTCGGGAGCCTCTCCGACCGGCCCTTTACTGTTGCCACTAATCTGTTCCCATGACCGATCGCAAGCTCGCCGTGCAGGCCTGGGAGAGCCTGTTCCGCGCTCAGCACGAGCTGTTCACCGAGATGAACGCCGACTTCGACCACGGCGACCTCGCTCAGGCCGA
This genomic interval from Microbacterium hydrocarbonoxydans contains the following:
- a CDS encoding TetR/AcrR family transcriptional regulator, which translates into the protein MVRPRRLEDDELLARIVGALEQRADLTPWSLQDVAPAAGIGPAGLIKRFGSKVGLLHALTRRWIQLIPHGPLPEGREADAELREYVSREFGADSAAGAVYALSEVLSELQEPELVALLAEGWRRQAARLAELLAGMDLSHLADAEAGGTLLLDALHGSLFRSAVNLGRTSPLTTLEHFLEMWR